In Paraburkholderia aromaticivorans, a single window of DNA contains:
- a CDS encoding alpha/beta hydrolase: MNEQLDDIQVQDVVYLKHDDVELLARVYTPEGEGPFPAVIELHGGAWSKFDRTRGKAVHEALACSGLVVVSLDFRQGAQGAYPKSPSDINYGIRWLKANAARFKVDAERIGLSGNSSGGHLGMLVAMRPHDAQYASIPLPPGSPEVDATVRCISMLWPVINPYGRYRYAKRLLAEGNAPDWAAEVIGLHDGYWKTEANMKEGSPTLVLERGEPVYLPPAMWVLATDDDVHNHHDIESEVPGTEADRFIQRYKEAGGEIELAVYEAPMMFTTMHPTLPASVAAMQRVVDFAHQHLSK, from the coding sequence ATGAATGAGCAATTGGATGACATCCAGGTTCAGGACGTGGTTTATCTGAAGCACGACGACGTGGAACTGCTGGCGCGCGTCTACACGCCGGAGGGTGAAGGCCCGTTTCCCGCCGTGATCGAGTTGCATGGCGGGGCCTGGAGCAAGTTCGACCGCACGCGCGGCAAGGCGGTTCACGAGGCGCTGGCCTGCTCGGGTCTGGTGGTGGTGTCGCTCGATTTCCGCCAGGGTGCGCAGGGTGCCTATCCGAAATCACCGTCCGACATCAACTACGGGATTCGCTGGCTGAAGGCGAACGCCGCGCGCTTCAAGGTCGACGCCGAACGCATTGGTCTGTCCGGTAACTCGAGCGGCGGCCACCTGGGCATGCTCGTGGCGATGCGCCCGCATGACGCGCAGTACGCATCGATTCCGCTGCCGCCGGGCTCGCCGGAAGTCGACGCGACGGTCAGGTGCATCTCGATGCTGTGGCCGGTCATCAACCCTTACGGCCGCTATCGCTACGCGAAGCGCCTGCTGGCCGAAGGTAACGCGCCGGACTGGGCAGCCGAGGTGATTGGTCTGCACGACGGTTACTGGAAGACCGAAGCGAACATGAAGGAAGGCAGCCCGACGCTGGTTCTGGAGCGTGGTGAACCGGTCTATCTGCCGCCCGCCATGTGGGTGCTCGCCACCGACGATGATGTGCACAACCACCACGATATCGAATCGGAAGTTCCGGGCACGGAAGCTGACCGCTTCATCCAGCGTTACAAGGAAGCGGGCGGCGAGATCGAGCTGGCCGTCTATGAGGCGCCGATGATGTTCACGACCATGCACCCGACGCTGCCGGCCTCGGTGGCAGCGATGCAACGCGTGGTCGACTTCGCGCATCAGCATCTGTCGAAGTAA
- a CDS encoding LysR family transcriptional regulator yields the protein MRSKLSRYMINLEHFATVVEYGNISAASSVLGITQPALTRSIMRLEEVVGTQLLHRSARGVSPTECGKAMIDHIHAAESELNKALAVVQAIRGDNEGRISCGAGSVSMNHILPTAVSRTKRRIGKVQFNLVEGRTYELLYKLQNCELDLVLGIEQADGQFADLISERLLEEEFYFCVRAGHPLASQSELNFSDLVGREQLVMPVLSSSPVERALNLELSRHGCELGDNRVETLSHAVMRHLVYEDDYIAFCSSIWFRDDIRSGALKVLKGDWDFPQFGTLLFRRSGDVTTPWLSYFINEIRSAAVELRSGAENAAPRTQKVVS from the coding sequence ATGCGGTCGAAACTTTCGCGTTACATGATCAATCTCGAGCATTTCGCCACGGTGGTGGAGTACGGCAACATCAGTGCAGCCTCTTCAGTCCTCGGCATTACGCAACCGGCCCTGACGCGCAGCATCATGCGCCTGGAGGAGGTGGTGGGAACCCAGCTGCTGCATCGTTCGGCGCGGGGTGTCAGTCCTACTGAATGTGGCAAGGCCATGATCGACCATATACACGCCGCCGAATCCGAACTGAACAAGGCGCTGGCTGTGGTACAGGCGATTCGGGGTGACAATGAGGGCCGGATTAGTTGCGGGGCCGGATCGGTGTCGATGAACCATATCCTTCCGACTGCCGTGAGCCGCACCAAACGCAGGATTGGAAAGGTCCAGTTCAATCTGGTCGAAGGGCGTACGTATGAACTGCTCTACAAGCTTCAGAACTGTGAACTCGACCTGGTGCTCGGGATCGAGCAGGCAGACGGCCAGTTCGCCGATTTGATCAGCGAGCGCCTGCTTGAAGAGGAGTTTTACTTCTGCGTGCGCGCCGGCCATCCGCTCGCGAGCCAGTCTGAACTGAACTTCAGCGATCTGGTAGGCCGTGAACAACTGGTGATGCCGGTGTTGAGCTCGAGTCCAGTCGAACGGGCGCTCAATCTTGAGCTGAGCCGCCACGGATGTGAGCTTGGCGACAATCGCGTCGAGACGCTCTCGCACGCCGTGATGCGTCATCTGGTCTACGAGGATGACTATATTGCGTTCTGTTCGTCGATCTGGTTCCGCGACGATATCCGTTCGGGGGCACTGAAGGTGCTCAAGGGCGACTGGGACTTCCCCCAATTCGGTACCTTGCTGTTCCGTCGAAGCGGAGATGTGACGACGCCATGGTTGTCGTATTTCATCAACGAAATCAGGAGCGCCGCGGTTGAACTCCGTAGTGGCGCTGAGAATGCTGCGCCCAGAACGCAGAAAGTAGTGTCCTGA
- a CDS encoding acyl-CoA dehydrogenase family protein, giving the protein MVTQQVIENNGQTLLPSYRMVDDSWMSGPERALFNEALDFVGVLKEREADCVRQRNVSTATVDRFRETGLSRILQPKRYGGLQSSPLLLCRVVEELAMGCPSSAWVLSVFGEHAWVVGCFPEQAQEDVWGANPLAVVASSLAPRATAQRTKGGYRISGTYPFASGCKHAEWLIVGAWVEHDGARSLQYMLVPMSEVTILDDWQTLGLRGTGSNTVSLNDAFVPEHRLVSDAGLKNGQTPGSAVHPDYALLKAPRAAFAIFTQLPVTLALARLVLEHIGLTMRGRVSRGMTTLSDSQIIQCKLGEAAADIDAAIFVAHRRHRHVADLIASGKGVTAPDAQAAHRDSVWANRVARRGIETLVSTTSAEIVHDRNPLQSWYRDSQTTGSHFGANWEAAMVPYGRMLLGLSG; this is encoded by the coding sequence ATGGTTACTCAGCAGGTTATTGAAAACAATGGGCAGACGCTCCTTCCTTCGTACCGGATGGTCGACGATAGCTGGATGAGCGGCCCGGAGCGCGCGTTGTTCAACGAGGCACTCGATTTCGTCGGGGTTCTGAAGGAACGTGAGGCGGACTGTGTGCGTCAGCGCAACGTGTCGACGGCTACGGTGGATCGTTTCCGCGAAACGGGACTCTCGCGAATCCTCCAGCCCAAACGCTATGGGGGACTCCAGAGCTCGCCGCTGCTGCTTTGCCGTGTGGTGGAAGAACTGGCGATGGGGTGTCCCTCCAGCGCATGGGTCCTCTCGGTATTCGGTGAGCATGCCTGGGTCGTAGGGTGTTTCCCGGAGCAAGCCCAGGAAGACGTCTGGGGTGCGAATCCGCTCGCCGTGGTTGCCTCGAGCCTCGCGCCGCGCGCGACAGCTCAACGGACCAAGGGCGGCTACCGCATCTCCGGTACCTATCCGTTTGCGAGCGGCTGCAAGCACGCGGAGTGGCTGATCGTAGGCGCCTGGGTCGAGCACGACGGTGCTCGCTCGCTCCAGTACATGCTGGTACCGATGTCCGAAGTGACGATCCTCGATGACTGGCAGACGCTCGGCCTGCGTGGCACCGGCAGTAATACGGTCTCGCTCAATGACGCATTCGTGCCGGAGCATCGGCTGGTAAGTGATGCTGGTTTGAAGAATGGGCAGACACCGGGGAGTGCCGTTCACCCCGACTACGCGCTGCTGAAGGCGCCACGGGCGGCCTTCGCGATCTTCACGCAGTTGCCGGTGACGCTCGCATTGGCGCGCCTTGTACTGGAGCACATCGGTCTCACGATGCGTGGGCGCGTATCGCGCGGCATGACGACGCTGTCCGATTCGCAGATCATCCAGTGCAAGCTGGGCGAGGCCGCTGCGGACATCGACGCCGCGATTTTTGTGGCGCATCGCCGTCACAGACACGTGGCCGATCTGATCGCGTCCGGCAAGGGCGTAACCGCGCCGGATGCACAGGCTGCGCACCGTGATTCGGTGTGGGCGAACCGGGTGGCGCGTCGCGGCATCGAGACACTGGTGTCGACGACCAGCGCCGAGATTGTGCACGACCGTAACCCCTTGCAGTCGTGGTACCGCGATTCACAGACCACAGGTTCGCATTTTGGCGCGAACTGGGAGGCTGCAATGGTTCCCTACGGTCGCATGCTGCTCGGCTTGTCGGGCTGA
- a CDS encoding flavin-containing monooxygenase: MPEQVSKPDFDAVVIGAGITGMYQTWLLDRMGLTVRGFEAASDVGGTWYWNRYPGCRLDTESYAYGYFALNGIIPEWQWSERFASQPELLRYAQYAADKMDVRRHYEFEVRVSTAHFDDAQRCWRLTLEDGRSASCRFLLSAVGPLSATRMPAIPGIETFEGQSFHSSRWPRDDDAARHTDFTGKRVGVIGTGATGVQIIPIVAQTAQQLYVLQRSPNWCAPLGNHPLDPELIEQLRGKPDDFLAFIKTTETAFPYQRHPKKAREASAEERQELFESLYDMPGYGIWLSGYRDLLTNKESNQYLADFIADKIRSRVADPVVAEKLIPKNHAFGTRRVPMETQYYEVYNQDNVELVDIGESPIERITPKGVMVGGREIELDVLIFATGFDGVTGALDRIDIRGKGSKRLKDVWADGPQTYLGLQISGFPNLFTLVGAHNGASFCNIGVCGALQVEWVARMIEHMHCNGFEYAEADPDYQAAWTEQVYQVYAKTLLADSDAWWARVTQNPDGTVTKRALIYVGSAPDYRSQCEKAAENGYEGFVLS, translated from the coding sequence ATGCCTGAACAAGTGAGCAAACCCGATTTCGACGCAGTTGTGATTGGCGCCGGCATTACCGGCATGTACCAGACCTGGCTGCTGGACCGGATGGGGTTGACGGTACGCGGCTTCGAAGCCGCCTCGGATGTGGGGGGCACCTGGTACTGGAACCGGTATCCAGGCTGTCGTCTCGATACGGAAAGCTACGCCTACGGCTACTTTGCGCTTAACGGCATTATTCCGGAGTGGCAATGGAGCGAGCGCTTCGCCAGTCAGCCCGAGTTGCTGCGTTACGCGCAATACGCGGCCGACAAGATGGATGTGCGCCGCCACTATGAATTCGAGGTACGGGTGAGCACCGCGCACTTCGATGACGCTCAACGCTGCTGGCGCCTGACGCTCGAGGATGGCCGCAGCGCGAGTTGCCGGTTCCTTCTCTCCGCGGTCGGGCCGCTCTCAGCGACACGCATGCCGGCGATTCCGGGTATCGAAACGTTCGAAGGGCAGTCGTTCCATTCGTCGCGCTGGCCCCGCGACGATGATGCCGCGCGCCATACCGACTTCACGGGCAAACGTGTCGGGGTAATCGGCACCGGCGCGACCGGCGTCCAGATCATCCCGATCGTCGCGCAGACCGCGCAACAGCTCTACGTGTTGCAACGCTCGCCGAACTGGTGCGCGCCGCTGGGCAACCATCCGCTCGACCCCGAACTGATCGAGCAGTTACGCGGCAAGCCCGATGATTTCCTGGCTTTCATCAAGACGACCGAGACGGCGTTTCCGTATCAACGTCACCCGAAGAAAGCCCGAGAGGCAAGCGCCGAGGAGCGCCAGGAATTGTTCGAGTCGCTGTATGACATGCCGGGCTACGGCATCTGGCTGTCGGGCTATCGGGACTTGCTGACCAACAAGGAGTCGAATCAGTATCTGGCGGACTTCATCGCGGACAAAATCCGTTCGCGGGTCGCCGATCCGGTCGTCGCCGAAAAGCTGATCCCGAAGAATCACGCGTTCGGTACCCGCCGCGTTCCGATGGAAACGCAGTATTACGAGGTATATAACCAGGACAACGTCGAGCTGGTCGACATCGGCGAGTCGCCCATCGAGCGCATCACGCCGAAGGGCGTGATGGTCGGCGGCAGGGAGATCGAGCTCGACGTGCTGATCTTCGCCACTGGTTTCGACGGCGTGACTGGCGCGCTCGACCGCATTGATATCCGCGGCAAGGGCAGCAAACGCCTGAAGGATGTGTGGGCGGATGGTCCGCAGACTTATCTCGGACTTCAAATCAGCGGCTTCCCGAACCTTTTCACGCTCGTCGGGGCCCATAACGGTGCATCGTTCTGCAACATTGGCGTGTGTGGTGCGCTCCAGGTCGAATGGGTGGCACGGATGATCGAACATATGCATTGCAACGGTTTCGAATATGCCGAAGCCGATCCCGACTACCAGGCGGCATGGACCGAGCAGGTGTACCAGGTCTATGCGAAAACGCTGCTTGCGGACAGCGACGCCTGGTGGGCCCGGGTCACGCAGAATCCGGACGGCACGGTGACCAAGCGTGCCCTGATTTATGTTGGCAGCGCGCCCGATTACCGGTCGCAGTGCGAAAAGGCTGCGGAAAACGGGTACGAGGGGTTCGTGCTGAGTTAA
- a CDS encoding class I adenylate-forming enzyme family protein: protein MQANSVVDRISAVAAKRMQRGHEILAELKTAAGRTYTSLMRERAQQRLAQPAVVYRGRTLTYGQLLDAVDTARQVLRELGVREQQVVALLMNNSDHYLVWYLAVLDIGAVAVPLNNRLVAAELAFILGHSQSVLTISEPAFAAPLGEVREVHGLAVSELVVDVEAPVTVAGSPRYGNEACIEAGAPAAIYYTSGTTGKPKGVVHTHASLFADALQSSGAWEYDHDDARLLAVTPLFHIAAHTCFFPVLFTGGSLYIDQYSTEPTIELVRRERITAMFAVPSILMLMVDKARALGVVLDSVKTLDFGAAPMTIARLGEVQALFPNASLVHGMGQTESGGTLVTLPGELAVDRAGSVGLPMAAVEVAIFDHEDQELPRGQVGELVARGPNVMRSYLRDEAATSATLRNGWLHTGDLGFQSDEGLITLVDRKKDMIIRGGENIYSSEVEQVLLKHPLVKAAAVVGQPDALFGEQVCAFLSTDPGQAPPGVEALLSHCRESLADYKVPVTFRFVEHMPLTSTGKIMKAELRAMLTVTEQENA, encoded by the coding sequence ATGCAAGCAAATTCCGTCGTTGACCGGATCAGCGCAGTCGCCGCGAAGCGCATGCAGCGTGGCCATGAAATCCTCGCGGAGCTGAAGACAGCCGCCGGGCGGACGTACACGAGCCTGATGCGGGAGCGCGCACAGCAGCGGCTGGCGCAACCCGCCGTCGTGTACCGCGGGCGCACGTTGACCTATGGGCAGTTGCTGGATGCTGTCGATACTGCGCGCCAGGTTCTGCGCGAGCTCGGCGTGCGCGAGCAGCAGGTGGTCGCGCTGCTGATGAACAATAGTGACCACTACCTGGTCTGGTATCTGGCCGTGCTCGATATCGGCGCGGTGGCCGTACCGTTGAACAATCGCCTGGTGGCAGCCGAACTGGCCTTCATCCTTGGGCACTCGCAAAGCGTCCTGACCATTTCCGAGCCGGCGTTCGCCGCACCGCTCGGCGAGGTTCGCGAGGTGCATGGTCTGGCGGTGTCGGAGCTGGTTGTCGATGTCGAGGCTCCGGTGACGGTTGCAGGCTCGCCGCGGTATGGGAACGAGGCGTGCATCGAGGCCGGCGCACCAGCGGCCATCTACTACACGTCGGGTACGACAGGTAAGCCCAAGGGCGTGGTGCATACCCATGCCTCGCTGTTCGCCGATGCGCTGCAGTCGTCGGGCGCATGGGAATATGACCACGACGATGCGCGACTGCTGGCCGTGACCCCGCTGTTCCATATCGCGGCGCATACCTGCTTTTTCCCCGTGCTGTTCACGGGCGGCTCGCTCTACATCGATCAATACAGCACGGAGCCCACCATCGAGCTGGTGCGACGCGAACGCATCACGGCCATGTTCGCGGTCCCGTCGATCCTGATGCTGATGGTCGACAAGGCACGCGCGCTCGGCGTCGTGCTCGACAGCGTGAAGACCCTCGATTTCGGGGCCGCGCCGATGACGATCGCGCGCCTCGGCGAGGTTCAGGCGCTGTTCCCGAACGCCTCGCTGGTGCATGGGATGGGGCAGACCGAGTCGGGCGGCACGCTGGTGACGCTGCCGGGCGAGCTGGCCGTGGACCGTGCCGGATCAGTCGGCCTACCAATGGCGGCTGTCGAAGTGGCGATCTTCGATCACGAAGACCAGGAGCTGCCGCGTGGCCAAGTTGGTGAGCTCGTGGCGCGCGGCCCCAACGTGATGCGCAGTTATCTGCGCGACGAAGCGGCCACCAGTGCCACGTTGCGCAACGGTTGGCTGCATACGGGTGACCTGGGCTTCCAGAGTGACGAGGGGCTGATTACGCTCGTCGACCGCAAGAAGGACATGATCATCCGCGGGGGCGAAAACATCTATTCGAGCGAGGTGGAGCAGGTGTTGCTCAAGCATCCGCTCGTCAAGGCTGCAGCGGTTGTCGGTCAGCCGGACGCGCTATTCGGCGAACAGGTGTGCGCGTTCCTGTCGACGGATCCCGGGCAGGCGCCGCCGGGCGTCGAGGCGCTGCTCTCGCACTGCCGCGAGAGTCTTGCCGATTACAAGGTGCCCGTGACCTTCCGCTTCGTCGAACACATGCCGCTGACTTCGACAGGAAAGATCATGAAGGCTGAATTGCGTGCCATGTTGACCGTAACGGAGCAGGAAAATGCCTGA
- a CDS encoding flavin reductase family protein, giving the protein MKNLAAGVTLITSVSDAQRGGMTATAVCSLSAAPAQLVVCVNRQNSTHQMIVESRKFCVNVLAADQSEVAQRFSNHLARAERFEYGQWSMLKTGAPVLMDALVAFDCELGEAIDSGTHSIFVGRVLGVHAREQSSPLLYYRSGYAGIAAHA; this is encoded by the coding sequence ATGAAGAACCTCGCCGCTGGCGTCACGTTGATCACCAGCGTTTCAGATGCGCAGCGCGGCGGCATGACCGCTACGGCCGTTTGCTCCCTTTCTGCGGCGCCGGCACAACTGGTTGTTTGCGTGAATCGCCAGAACTCGACCCATCAGATGATCGTGGAAAGCCGCAAGTTCTGCGTGAACGTGCTCGCGGCAGATCAGAGCGAGGTTGCCCAGAGGTTCTCGAATCATCTTGCCCGCGCGGAGCGTTTTGAGTATGGCCAGTGGTCGATGCTCAAGACCGGCGCACCGGTACTGATGGATGCGCTAGTCGCTTTCGACTGCGAGTTGGGTGAAGCGATCGATTCCGGCACTCACTCGATTTTCGTTGGCCGCGTGCTGGGTGTTCATGCGCGGGAGCAAAGCTCGCCGCTGCTCTACTACCGTAGCGGCTATGCCGGTATTGCGGCGCATGCCTGA
- a CDS encoding VOC family protein encodes MHQEERYDVGGVTFSRPFKAVRLGHLGVWTAETEASEARLIDLFGLRQTERMTGKEGELLGCFTTCNTDHHALVAINPATADPERRAYYEAGATLNQISFQVNSLREVNEAYRFFNASGIKVQRIGRDLPGSNWAVYAYDPDGHRVELFYGMEQVGWQGRSKPAAMYKHLPYQEFELPMKPEVLEVAEAREENIDLLSGFGRDSALPYRFDVGGILQQRPFKVSAMGPVRLFCSDLHASERFYTGTMGLTRSAEIEWEGHRCVFLRAGAEHHSIALYPLALREKLKMSSRTVLMSLGMRVQTYQQLKDARAFLREAGLVEVQLPTQLHPGIAYATHFMLDDIHCIELYFEMEQFGTGPVVRAADDAWPDQLPGSASSYAEQARFGPMA; translated from the coding sequence ATGCATCAAGAGGAACGTTACGACGTAGGTGGTGTGACCTTTTCGCGTCCCTTCAAGGCGGTTCGACTCGGCCACCTGGGGGTCTGGACCGCCGAAACGGAGGCCAGCGAGGCGCGTCTGATCGATCTGTTCGGGCTCCGTCAGACCGAGCGGATGACCGGCAAGGAAGGCGAACTGCTCGGGTGCTTCACGACCTGTAACACCGATCATCACGCGCTCGTCGCGATCAATCCGGCGACCGCCGATCCGGAGCGCCGGGCGTACTATGAAGCGGGCGCCACCCTGAACCAGATTTCGTTCCAGGTGAACAGCCTGCGTGAGGTCAACGAGGCTTATCGATTCTTCAACGCGAGCGGCATCAAGGTTCAGCGCATCGGTCGCGATCTGCCGGGCAGCAACTGGGCGGTCTACGCCTACGATCCGGACGGTCATCGTGTCGAACTTTTCTATGGCATGGAGCAGGTCGGCTGGCAGGGCCGCAGCAAGCCTGCGGCGATGTATAAGCATCTGCCTTACCAGGAATTCGAGCTGCCGATGAAACCCGAGGTGCTCGAAGTGGCGGAAGCCCGCGAGGAGAACATCGATCTGCTCTCGGGCTTCGGCCGCGACTCGGCGCTGCCGTACCGCTTCGATGTCGGCGGGATTCTGCAGCAGCGTCCGTTCAAGGTCAGCGCCATGGGCCCGGTGCGCCTGTTCTGCTCGGACCTCCATGCTTCAGAACGCTTCTATACGGGAACGATGGGCCTGACCAGGTCCGCGGAAATCGAGTGGGAAGGTCATCGCTGCGTATTCCTGCGTGCCGGGGCCGAGCATCACAGCATTGCGCTTTATCCGCTGGCCCTACGCGAGAAGCTGAAGATGAGCAGCCGGACGGTGCTGATGAGCCTCGGCATGCGCGTGCAGACCTACCAGCAGTTGAAAGACGCGCGTGCGTTTCTGCGCGAAGCAGGCCTCGTCGAAGTCCAGCTTCCGACGCAGCTGCACCCCGGTATTGCGTACGCGACACATTTCATGCTCGACGACATCCACTGCATCGAGTTGTATTTCGAAATGGAACAGTTTGGCACCGGGCCGGTGGTGCGAGCCGCGGACGATGCCTGGCCCGATCAGCTGCCGGGAAGCGCATCGAGCTACGCGGAGCAGGCACGATTCGGTCCGATGGCCTGA
- a CDS encoding fumarylacetoacetate hydrolase family protein: protein MKLVSFEIDGVESFGAVTEGGIIDLKRLCDGRYADLRAVLAADALAGLPPLLEGRPADYPLEHVTLLPVIPNPGKIWCCGLNYYEHVEECGAKPANAPLFFLRTASSQVAHDAPVMRPHESEQFDFEGEMAVVIGKPGRRIAAADAHRHVAGYACYNDVSVRDWQLRTSQWDVGKNFWCTGSFGPWLVTASEIPFGSDLALVTRLNGAEVQRSSTRMMIHDIAAQIAHLSTVAPLEAGDVIVTGTPGGIGAMRKPPLWIKDGDTVEVEIERVGVLRNTVAAG, encoded by the coding sequence ATGAAACTGGTGAGCTTCGAAATCGACGGTGTCGAGAGTTTTGGCGCGGTGACCGAAGGCGGGATCATCGATCTGAAGCGTCTGTGCGACGGGCGTTACGCCGATCTACGCGCGGTCCTCGCAGCCGATGCGCTCGCGGGACTGCCCCCGCTGCTGGAAGGGCGACCCGCCGATTACCCGCTTGAACATGTGACGCTGCTTCCGGTGATTCCGAATCCGGGCAAGATCTGGTGCTGCGGCCTGAACTACTACGAGCACGTCGAGGAGTGCGGCGCGAAGCCGGCCAATGCACCGCTGTTTTTCCTGCGCACGGCCAGTTCGCAGGTGGCACACGATGCACCGGTGATGCGGCCGCACGAGTCGGAACAGTTCGATTTCGAAGGCGAAATGGCCGTCGTGATTGGCAAGCCGGGACGCCGCATCGCGGCTGCGGACGCGCATCGTCATGTGGCGGGTTATGCCTGCTACAACGACGTCAGCGTGCGCGACTGGCAGTTGCGAACGTCGCAGTGGGATGTGGGCAAGAACTTCTGGTGCACGGGCAGCTTCGGTCCATGGCTCGTGACGGCCTCCGAGATTCCGTTCGGCAGCGATCTGGCGCTCGTGACGCGGCTGAACGGCGCCGAAGTGCAGCGTTCCTCGACACGCATGATGATCCATGACATCGCCGCTCAGATCGCACATCTGTCAACGGTTGCGCCGCTCGAAGCAGGCGACGTGATCGTGACCGGCACGCCGGGAGGCATTGGCGCGATGCGCAAGCCGCCGCTCTGGATTAAGGACGGCGACACGGTGGAAGTGGAGATCGAACGCGTGGGTGTGCTGCGCAACACGGTCGCCGCCGGTTGA
- a CDS encoding enoyl-CoA hydratase/isomerase family protein: MITLDVPKRGNALSIPLMHELRAALRAAQHEPDVAVILLRASGKHFCTGADLGWAAVGNAAQWREGNEALVALLQELYALTKPVVARVHGTVLGGAVAALCLCDDVVALGEARWRLPELKLGMVPSAIVPVLRQIMVPHVIRRVLYDQTPWTSVDAYGFGIVTRVATAETLDTLVRTRLDAWLDLPCAAVAATKRWLRDLDVDDFLKALQLGREYAASL; encoded by the coding sequence ATGATCACCCTGGATGTGCCGAAGCGCGGCAACGCGTTGTCGATTCCGCTGATGCACGAGCTTCGTGCTGCGCTGCGGGCCGCGCAGCACGAGCCCGATGTCGCGGTGATCCTGCTGCGTGCAAGCGGCAAGCATTTCTGCACCGGTGCCGATCTCGGCTGGGCCGCTGTAGGTAACGCGGCGCAATGGCGCGAGGGTAACGAGGCACTGGTGGCGCTGCTGCAGGAACTGTACGCGTTGACGAAGCCGGTGGTGGCCCGGGTACACGGCACGGTACTTGGGGGAGCGGTCGCGGCGCTGTGCCTGTGCGATGACGTGGTGGCGCTGGGCGAAGCGCGCTGGCGTTTGCCCGAACTGAAGCTCGGCATGGTGCCGTCGGCGATCGTGCCCGTGCTGCGTCAGATCATGGTACCTCACGTGATTCGCCGTGTGTTGTACGACCAAACGCCGTGGACCAGTGTCGACGCATATGGCTTCGGGATTGTAACGCGGGTGGCCACGGCGGAGACGCTCGACACACTCGTGCGGACCCGCCTCGATGCGTGGCTCGACTTGCCGTGCGCCGCCGTCGCGGCAACCAAACGCTGGCTCCGCGACCTCGACGTCGATGATTTCCTCAAGGCGCTCCAGCTCGGGCGTGAGTACGCGGCATCCCTCTGA